AAAGAAGTGGTTGCCCTTAAAAAGAAATATAATTTCAGACTCTTGGTAGACGATGCACACGGATTCGGTACTTTGGGCAAAACTGGTGCTGGTGCCGGCGAAGAGCAAGGCGTGCAAGATGAAATCGATGTGTATTTCTCTACTTTTGCTAAATCTATGGCAAGTGTTGGTGCATTCGTAGCAGGCGAAAAACAAATGATTGAGTACCTAAAATATAACATGCGTTCTCAAATCTTTGCTAAATCTTTGCCAATGCCACTCGTAGTAGGTGCATTGAAAAGACTTGACATGCTACAAACCATGCCAGAATTAAAAGATAAACTCTGGGAAAACACCAATAAATTACAAAACGGATTGCGCGAAGCTGGTTTCAATTTAGGAAACACCTCAACCTGCGTTACGCCAGTATTCTTAGAAGGCTCTACCGTAGAAGGAACTTTATTGGTAAAAGACTTGCGCGAAAACTTTGGAATCTTCACAAGTATCGTGGTATATCCTGTAATTCCAAAAGGAATGATTCTATTGCGTTTGATTCCAACTGCAGCACACACCGATGCCGAAATCAAAGAAACAATAGAAGCCTTCAAAGCTATTCGCGAAAAATTGACTTCTGGCGTTTATGCTAAAATGGAAGACGAAATGAATTTAGATTACCAACAATACTAAAATTCGTTTTTAACATAATTAAAACTCCGCTTAGCAATAAGCGGAGTTTTTTTATGGGTTCCGAATGACACCACCACGCACCACTTTCTGAAACGCGTGTCACCTTGAACTTGTTTCAGGGGCTAGCATACTAATATTCTGAATTAATTTCAAAATATCAAATATGAATAAAAATCTATAAATTCCGTTTTTCTGAAGATTCCGAATCAAGTTCGGAATGACACCACACAAACTTTTCACGCCGCATTATCCTAAACTTGATGTTGGATTCTCAACAAATAAAAGGTGGTTATGTAGTCTATTAAAATATTTTTTGTATATTCGCAACAGCTCGTAAGAGTTAGGGCGCGAGGTATTTATAGTCAAGCCCGTAGCCAAAAGGAGATAGCTTAGCTGTCTCCTTTTGTGCGTTTTATGAGATCATTTTTTAAATGATTTTGAATTTAGATTTAAATATTTTTGTACATTTGTAGTGTCAGGGGGTAACAACCCAGACACCCCTTACAAATTGTGAGGCGCACGCTCCAATAAAGTCAATTTATTGGAGCGGTTTTTTATCTAGTAATCAATGATAACTTTATCATCAATAAATACAAATAAAATTCTGCTATTTTTCAATCACAAAAAAGCGCGAAAAAGTTTCGCGCTTGTTATTTTTATTTCAAAAAATATTAAAGTTCGTTACATTTATTAAAGAAATCTATAGCTTCTAAATCTTTTAATAAAGCGGCTTCTTCCTCGGCAGTAATATTTCTAAACGGCACTCTGTTTTCGCCTAAATCTAAGCCCATCAATTTCATGATGCGTTTTCCGCCTACGATGTTTCCGCGGTATTTTACAATCACATTAATGACTTCTTGATTATAATTTTGCAAAATTCGGGCTTTTTCTAAGTTTCCTTTTTGCCATGCCTCCATTACGCCCACAAGCACATTGCCCACATAGTTGGCAGTGCCACTAATACCGCCTTGGGTTTTGCTCATTGCCAAACTCGCCAAAAGTGTTTCGTCTTGCCCATGGAGCATGTCGTATTTCCCGTTTTTCACAAATTTACATTGGTTAAACTCGTACATATTCTCGTAGGTATATTTAATGCCCGCAAGGCTTGGCAACTTTTGGTCGGCTTTTTCCAAAAATTCTACCATAGACAGATACGCTCCATTGAACACTGGAATGTGGTAATAGTAGAATGGCAATTCGGGTGCTCCTTCTGTAATTTTTTGGCAATAGGTAATCAACTCTTCTACTCGCCCAATTTTTGGAAACGGCGGAGCCATAGAGCCTATCCCAAACACGCCTAGGGCTTGCGCATGCTCAGCCATTTTTTTGCTATCTTTCACGCAAGTGCTCCCCACATGCACGATGATTTTAAAATCAGCTGGCACAGATGCTTTCCATTTTTCGGCTAGTTGAATGCGCTCCTCGGTAGTGAGCATATAGCCCTCTCCCGACGAACCGTTGATAAAAACGCCTTTTAGCCCATTTTTTCTGAGCATTTCGGCATATTGCGGAATGATGTCATAATTCACCTCGCCAGCTTTGTCAAACGGCGTAAAGGGTGCAACGATGAGTCCTTGTATTTTTTCCATATATTTTTTTATTTTTTGGGTTGATTTCCCAGTATAAATTCTATTTTTTTTGCAGATTTCAATTCTTTATCGGTGATGAAGTAAGAATTATGTTTATTGCCATCTATTTTAATTTGCTGAATGTAAATGTTCTCTGGGCTTGCATTGGAGATGATTTCCACCGCATCGTTTCCAAAGAATTTTGGGTTTAAGCGTAATTTAATTTTAGTAAACTTAGGTGCCGTAAGTGCATAATTAGCAACAGCTGGCTCGGTGGGATAAAAGCCCATCATGCTCATCATCGCCCAAGCAGACATTACACCCGTGTCGTCGTTGCCAGGGAGCCCTGCAGGTTGTGTTGTAAAATATTTGTTCAATAAATCGTTTACACGCATTTGGGTTTTCCACTCGCTACCTTTGATGTAATTGTATAGATAAGGATAAGCGATATCTGGCTCGTTTGCCATATCGAATTGTCCTTTTTCGAACACGGCATCGAGATTTTTCACGAAATTTTTGTTTCCGCCCATCAGTTTGATTAAACCACGAATATCTTGCGGAACCATAAATGTATATTGATAGGCATTTCCCTCAATATAGCCCTCATTGGTTTCAAAATTGGCTCCTTTTTCTGGATTAAAGTCTTTTAGCCATTCGCCATTTCTGTATTTTGGTACTAGAAGACTCCATTTTTTGTTATACAATTTTCGGTAGGTTTTAGATTGCGCATCAAATTTCTTTTGATTCTTTTTATCTCCCATTACTTTCGCAAATTGAGAAATCGCAAAATCCGCAATATTATATTCCTGCGTAGTGGAAACAGGACCCGCCACACCTGAATTTAAACTCACATAACCATATTTCCAGTAATCATCAATCCCTGGGCGTAGCGGATTGTCTTTCATTTGCGTTGCACCTTTTAACATGGCTTCGTAAGCTTTTTTCTTGTCAAAACCTGTGATGCCACGCATGTAGGTATCTGCCAAAACAACGGTGGCAGGATCGCCTACCATGGTAAAGGTTTCGGTGTTATTTAATTCCCATTTTGGCAACCAACCTGTTTCGTCGTAAATATCGAGCATTGTATTTACCATATCCAGCTGGTCTTGTGGATATAACAACGACAATAAGCTATGATAATTGCGGTAGGTATCCCATAACGAAAATACGGTATATCGCTGGTGATTGGTTTTCTTTATGCCCACGCGTTTGTGTAAGGGAAATTCGCCGTTGATGTCGTTTAAAATATTGGGATGAATCAATGCGTGGTATAGTCCTGTATAAAATATTTTTTTCTGATCTAAAGTTCCGCCCTCTACCTCAGCGACTGAGAGTTTATCTTCCCAAGCGTTTTGAGTTTGCGCCACCACTTGGTTAAAGTCTTTTTGCCCGATTTCTTTCACCAAGTTTTCTTTAGCATTTTCAATGCTTACATACGAAACGCCAATCTTTAATTCAAGCTGTGTCGGTTTTTTAAAATTATAACTAAAAAAACCGCCGATGCTATCGCCAACCACTTCATTGGTGAACGAAGGCTTTAGCAAAGTTTGTCCGTTATAGGTCATCCATTGCGCTTCTACGCCTTTGTAATTATCTGCCACTTTGTACGAACCAAATTCTTCGGCAGGAATCGAAACTTTACCATAAAAATACACGGGATATGCCCCTTCTGCATTATTGTAGCAAAACGAGCCCACCATGCGCATTCCTTGAAATTCCTGATTATTATTCATTTTTATCACCGCTCCTTGCTCATTGGTTAAGCCCAAACCAAGATTGATGATTAAATTGGCTTGCCCTGCGGGGAAAGTATAGCGAGTAATGCCCGCTCTTGTATCGGCAGTGGCTTCTGCCTTGATGTTATATTTGTCTAATGTCAAAGCATAGTAGCCAGGTTTTGCTTTTTCGTCGTGGTAGGTGCTACCATATTTTAAATGATTTAGTTCTAAATCTCCTGTGGTGGGCATAGCGATGATTACGCCCAAATCTGGACAGCCTACACCGCTCAAATTCACATGCGTGAAACCTGTGAAAAATGTATTTTCGTGCACATATGGATTAGAAAGCCATCGGCTATCTTTTTCTAAAGGATTTTTGATGCCCGTGGTATCAAACGCCACATTAAACGGCGAAATGCTCAACATACCACGCGGCGCAATGGCTCCAGGGTTTGTTGCACCAAAATTGGAAGTACCGATGAACGGGTCTACATAATCGATTGCTTTCTGCGCTAAAAGTATATTCCCAAGCAATCCAAGGGATAAAATTATTGTTTTTTTCATTTTTTTGATTGAATTTATTTAATACACCAAATATGCCGAAACCATCCAATGATTTTGTTGATTTTCCTTATTGGCAGTAGCAGGTATTTTTATAACTAAAACATGTTTTCCTTGCGATAATTGAACTGGGGCAATTTCAGG
This Ornithobacterium rhinotracheale DNA region includes the following protein-coding sequences:
- a CDS encoding aminotransferase class I/II-fold pyridoxal phosphate-dependent enzyme; amino-acid sequence: MDIFERIKENRGPLGQFAEYGEGYFIFPKLEGELGPRMKFQGKEVICWSLNNYLGLANHPEIRKTDAEAAAQYGLAYPMGARAMSGQTDKHEELEQRLAKFVQKEAAYLLNFGYQGMLSIIDALLSPKDVVVYDSDSHACIVDGVRLHMGKRFTYQHNDAQSLEKMLARAEKITEKTGGGILVITEGVFGMRGQQGNLKEVVALKKKYNFRLLVDDAHGFGTLGKTGAGAGEEQGVQDEIDVYFSTFAKSMASVGAFVAGEKQMIEYLKYNMRSQIFAKSLPMPLVVGALKRLDMLQTMPELKDKLWENTNKLQNGLREAGFNLGNTSTCVTPVFLEGSTVEGTLLVKDLRENFGIFTSIVVYPVIPKGMILLRLIPTAAHTDAEIKETIEAFKAIREKLTSGVYAKMEDEMNLDYQQY
- a CDS encoding dihydrodipicolinate synthase family protein, which translates into the protein MEKIQGLIVAPFTPFDKAGEVNYDIIPQYAEMLRKNGLKGVFINGSSGEGYMLTTEERIQLAEKWKASVPADFKIIVHVGSTCVKDSKKMAEHAQALGVFGIGSMAPPFPKIGRVEELITYCQKITEGAPELPFYYYHIPVFNGAYLSMVEFLEKADQKLPSLAGIKYTYENMYEFNQCKFVKNGKYDMLHGQDETLLASLAMSKTQGGISGTANYVGNVLVGVMEAWQKGNLEKARILQNYNQEVINVIVKYRGNIVGGKRIMKLMGLDLGENRVPFRNITAEEEAALLKDLEAIDFFNKCNEL
- a CDS encoding GH92 family glycosyl hydrolase, which encodes MKKTIILSLGLLGNILLAQKAIDYVDPFIGTSNFGATNPGAIAPRGMLSISPFNVAFDTTGIKNPLEKDSRWLSNPYVHENTFFTGFTHVNLSGVGCPDLGVIIAMPTTGDLELNHLKYGSTYHDEKAKPGYYALTLDKYNIKAEATADTRAGITRYTFPAGQANLIINLGLGLTNEQGAVIKMNNNQEFQGMRMVGSFCYNNAEGAYPVYFYGKVSIPAEEFGSYKVADNYKGVEAQWMTYNGQTLLKPSFTNEVVGDSIGGFFSYNFKKPTQLELKIGVSYVSIENAKENLVKEIGQKDFNQVVAQTQNAWEDKLSVAEVEGGTLDQKKIFYTGLYHALIHPNILNDINGEFPLHKRVGIKKTNHQRYTVFSLWDTYRNYHSLLSLLYPQDQLDMVNTMLDIYDETGWLPKWELNNTETFTMVGDPATVVLADTYMRGITGFDKKKAYEAMLKGATQMKDNPLRPGIDDYWKYGYVSLNSGVAGPVSTTQEYNIADFAISQFAKVMGDKKNQKKFDAQSKTYRKLYNKKWSLLVPKYRNGEWLKDFNPEKGANFETNEGYIEGNAYQYTFMVPQDIRGLIKLMGGNKNFVKNLDAVFEKGQFDMANEPDIAYPYLYNYIKGSEWKTQMRVNDLLNKYFTTQPAGLPGNDDTGVMSAWAMMSMMGFYPTEPAVANYALTAPKFTKIKLRLNPKFFGNDAVEIISNASPENIYIQQIKIDGNKHNSYFITDKELKSAKKIEFILGNQPKK